Proteins from a single region of Sporosarcina sp. P33:
- a CDS encoding YihY/virulence factor BrkB family protein, with translation MVIRIIKRFFKERFFDQAAQNAYYLLLSVLPFLLVVLSIVQFLPVEEASILALLRPFVPDESFTLLEQSVQSMLYKSHGKLLVLSVLAALWTSSVAVQSFARSLDLANQKIHRQPVWVSLIRTLGVTVLFMLVVPLSLFLPLIERLLRTVIAYYDVLEAWEGWLYVWPNIKWGLGTFFLFIFFLIFYQLVPTGKMKWKQALPGALLSAFGWQLVSLLFGDYVSRVDYSRLYGQLAGIIMLVLWFYLTAVIIIFSGLLNAEWKRRVRSR, from the coding sequence ATGGTCATAAGGATAATCAAGCGCTTCTTTAAGGAACGCTTTTTTGATCAGGCAGCGCAGAACGCTTATTATCTGTTGCTATCGGTGCTCCCGTTTTTACTGGTGGTATTGTCAATTGTGCAATTTCTGCCGGTGGAAGAGGCGAGTATACTGGCGTTGCTGCGCCCCTTTGTGCCGGATGAATCTTTTACACTGCTTGAGCAAAGTGTTCAGTCCATGCTCTACAAGAGTCACGGCAAATTGCTCGTGCTGAGTGTTCTGGCCGCGTTATGGACATCGTCTGTTGCCGTCCAATCATTTGCACGTTCATTGGATTTAGCGAATCAGAAAATTCACAGGCAGCCGGTATGGGTCAGTCTCATACGCACTCTCGGAGTGACAGTTCTGTTTATGCTTGTTGTGCCGCTGTCGCTGTTCCTGCCGCTGATTGAAAGGTTACTGCGTACAGTTATTGCGTATTATGATGTGCTGGAAGCGTGGGAAGGCTGGTTATACGTTTGGCCGAATATTAAATGGGGCTTGGGGACGTTCTTCCTGTTTATCTTTTTTCTAATATTTTATCAGCTCGTTCCCACTGGTAAAATGAAGTGGAAACAGGCATTGCCGGGTGCATTGCTTTCAGCGTTTGGCTGGCAGCTCGTATCGCTGTTGTTCGGAGATTATGTATCGCGGGTTGATTACTCCAGATTGTACGGACAGTTAGCGGGAATTATTATGCTTGTGTTATGGTTTTATTTAACTGCAGTGATTATTATATTTTCCGGATTATTAAATGCGGAATGGAAAAGGAGGGTGCGGTCCAGATGA
- a CDS encoding response regulator transcription factor: MKILVVDDDIHILELVSIHLRQAGYTVVKAMNGLEALELAEQEWPDLAVVDVMMPGMDGYTLTKRLRDETEIPVLLLTAKGEMEDKERGFLAGSDDYLVKPFEPKELLFRIHAILRRYDRAVDRLIQVGPLLINRQSYEVVVGKKSLLLPLKEFELLSVLASRHGQVFTREVLVERVWGFDYEGDEQTLSVHIKRLRDKLDKLTDQVKIVTVRGVGYKLEAAE, translated from the coding sequence ATGAAAATTTTAGTGGTGGATGATGATATACATATTCTAGAGCTCGTCAGTATACATTTACGGCAGGCGGGATATACCGTGGTGAAGGCAATGAATGGACTGGAGGCATTAGAGCTTGCGGAGCAGGAATGGCCGGACTTGGCAGTGGTTGATGTAATGATGCCTGGAATGGACGGTTATACACTGACGAAGAGACTTCGCGATGAGACGGAGATTCCAGTGCTGCTGCTGACGGCAAAAGGAGAGATGGAGGATAAGGAGCGGGGCTTTTTGGCCGGATCTGATGATTATTTAGTAAAACCATTTGAACCGAAAGAGTTGTTATTCCGTATCCATGCAATTTTACGACGTTATGACAGGGCGGTTGACCGGCTTATACAAGTTGGGCCTTTATTAATCAACCGGCAAAGCTATGAAGTGGTGGTTGGCAAAAAGTCATTGCTGCTGCCATTGAAGGAGTTTGAGCTTCTATCAGTGCTCGCATCCCGGCATGGTCAGGTATTCACGCGCGAGGTGCTAGTTGAGCGTGTGTGGGGCTTTGACTACGAAGGAGATGAGCAGACGCTGAGTGTGCATATCAAACGTTTGCGGGATAAGCTTGATAAGCTGACTGATCAGGTGAAAATTGTCACTGTGCGCGGTGTCGGCTATAAGCTTGAGGCTGCGGAATGA
- a CDS encoding cell wall metabolism sensor histidine kinase WalK yields the protein MKSLYGKFLILTVGIMLSSAVVAFLSVNTYYHRYLKDQNDVKNVKVAEQIASFIEENDGLDLTAYFTMLASTGYKLLVVMPEGTSTVYGEAFRDNNLEEAAIRRVYSGEVYHGMRDLKAETFVTGYFSNESANTVGVPFTYAGQTYALFLRPDIKMLFTEIHYLLGGMVIVMAIISILAMLIVARKLILPIVALTKATKKVGEEKFTGTLSIDRRDEIGQLAKSFQQMMDRLSENDQIRKAFISDVSHDFQSPLLNIKGYADLLSDEELPANERKRYAEIIWSETERLSTLTKQLLLLTSLDQLISPLQKKVFRVDQQVKETVRKSQWLLQEKEMSVMLEIDEVRYKGDPEFLEKVWENLLSNALKYTPDGGTIDIKLTEQVNGICFSIEDTGIGMSKETKVRIFDRFYRADHSRTREVEGTGLGLSIVEQVVRLHDGRIEVDSTLGSGTMFTVYLPNL from the coding sequence ATGAAGTCGCTCTACGGAAAGTTTCTTATTTTAACCGTAGGAATTATGCTGTCGAGTGCGGTTGTGGCTTTTCTTTCGGTTAATACGTATTATCACAGGTATTTGAAGGACCAGAATGATGTAAAGAATGTGAAGGTAGCGGAGCAGATCGCATCGTTCATTGAAGAGAATGACGGGCTCGATTTGACGGCTTATTTTACTATGCTGGCAAGTACGGGATATAAGCTTCTTGTCGTAATGCCTGAAGGGACTTCCACAGTTTACGGCGAGGCGTTCCGCGACAATAACCTCGAAGAAGCGGCGATCCGGAGAGTATACAGCGGAGAAGTGTACCACGGTATGCGTGATCTGAAAGCTGAAACATTTGTGACGGGTTATTTTTCAAATGAATCTGCCAATACAGTAGGTGTGCCGTTTACTTATGCAGGGCAGACCTATGCACTTTTTCTGCGTCCTGATATTAAGATGCTCTTTACGGAAATACATTACCTGCTCGGCGGTATGGTCATTGTCATGGCAATCATCAGTATTCTTGCGATGCTGATCGTTGCGCGAAAGCTGATTCTGCCGATAGTGGCACTAACGAAGGCAACAAAAAAAGTGGGCGAAGAAAAATTCACAGGTACGCTGTCAATTGACCGCCGCGATGAGATTGGACAGTTGGCGAAAAGCTTTCAGCAGATGATGGATCGTCTGAGTGAAAATGATCAGATTCGGAAAGCATTCATCAGTGATGTATCTCATGACTTCCAGTCGCCTTTATTGAATATTAAAGGCTATGCAGACTTGCTGTCTGACGAAGAGCTGCCTGCCAATGAACGCAAACGTTATGCAGAAATCATTTGGTCAGAAACAGAACGGCTCTCGACCTTGACCAAACAGTTGCTTCTGCTGACATCACTTGACCAGCTTATTTCCCCGCTGCAGAAGAAAGTCTTCCGCGTGGATCAGCAAGTGAAAGAGACTGTGCGGAAATCGCAATGGCTGCTGCAGGAAAAAGAAATGTCCGTCATGCTGGAGATCGACGAAGTCAGGTATAAGGGTGATCCTGAATTCCTTGAAAAGGTTTGGGAAAACTTATTATCGAATGCACTGAAATATACGCCGGACGGAGGCACGATTGATATCAAGCTGACCGAGCAAGTGAATGGAATTTGCTTCTCAATTGAAGATACAGGAATCGGTATGTCAAAGGAAACGAAGGTTCGGATATTTGACCGCTTCTACCGTGCTGATCATTCACGTACGCGCGAGGTGGAAGGCACTGGACTTGGGTTATCAATAGTGGAACAAGTTGTCCGTCTGCATGATGGACGTATCGAAGTCGACAGTACACTTGGCAGCGGTACGATGTTCACTGTGTATTTGCCGAACTTGTAA
- the cls gene encoding cardiolipin synthase, with protein sequence MELGNVLTLLVSVITILNALLLAWVLFIERKDVGNTWAWILVLVFLPIVGFFIYLFFGRSMKQKNFYNLSAAERKAEKTEVDLQLLPENLALLESNQLLKDHTELIHMNLKSSHALLSKDNDIEIFDDGHKKFAALFADISAATKEVNIQYYIIQSDSLGTKLRDLLILKAEEGVRVRLLYDEVGSKKTPPAFYDDLRAAGGRVEVFFPSMFRLINFRINNRNHRKLCIIDGKTAYIGGFNVGDEYLGLDKKFGYWRDTHFRITGGAVNHIQGKFILDWHQAGKKDPGDWKEYVFQEEILHGTSPVQIVSSGPNSETEHLKNMYIKLLLSAKKSVYIQTPYFIPDTSFMDACKIALLSGVDVQIMIPCKPDHPFVYWATWSYVGELLNYSATVLLYENGFLHAKTIVVDEEVASVGTMNIDSRSFRLNFEVNAIVYDEKVAEQLADLFRKDTALSSELTREMYMERSLLIKFKQGISRLLSPIL encoded by the coding sequence ATGGAGCTTGGCAATGTCCTTACGCTGCTCGTATCTGTCATCACGATTCTCAACGCGCTGCTATTGGCTTGGGTTTTATTTATAGAAAGAAAAGATGTAGGCAATACGTGGGCATGGATTTTAGTCCTGGTGTTTCTGCCGATTGTCGGTTTCTTCATTTACCTGTTCTTCGGCCGCAGTATGAAACAGAAAAACTTTTATAATCTGTCTGCTGCTGAAAGGAAAGCTGAGAAAACAGAAGTGGATCTGCAGCTGTTGCCTGAAAACTTGGCTTTACTTGAAAGCAATCAGTTATTAAAGGATCATACTGAATTAATCCATATGAATCTGAAGTCGTCACATGCCCTGCTTTCCAAGGATAATGACATTGAAATTTTTGATGACGGCCATAAAAAATTTGCGGCATTATTTGCTGATATCAGCGCAGCAACAAAAGAGGTCAATATTCAGTACTATATTATTCAGTCAGATTCGCTTGGGACAAAGCTGCGCGATCTGCTGATTCTAAAGGCGGAAGAGGGAGTCAGGGTCAGACTCTTATACGATGAAGTGGGATCGAAGAAAACACCGCCGGCATTCTATGACGATTTACGTGCAGCGGGCGGAAGAGTTGAGGTATTCTTTCCATCTATGTTCCGTCTGATCAATTTCCGGATTAATAATCGAAACCACCGAAAGCTATGTATCATAGACGGAAAGACGGCGTATATTGGCGGGTTTAATGTCGGTGATGAATATCTTGGACTCGATAAGAAGTTTGGCTATTGGCGTGATACACATTTCAGAATTACAGGCGGAGCGGTCAATCATATTCAAGGGAAATTCATTTTGGACTGGCATCAGGCAGGGAAAAAGGACCCCGGTGACTGGAAGGAGTATGTATTCCAGGAAGAAATACTACACGGTACGAGTCCTGTGCAAATTGTCTCGAGCGGTCCAAATTCGGAAACGGAGCACCTGAAGAATATGTATATCAAGCTGCTTTTATCCGCAAAGAAAAGCGTCTATATTCAAACACCATATTTTATTCCGGATACGAGCTTTATGGATGCGTGTAAAATTGCACTGCTGTCGGGTGTGGATGTGCAGATTATGATTCCCTGTAAGCCTGACCACCCGTTTGTCTACTGGGCTACTTGGTCCTATGTCGGTGAGTTACTGAATTATAGCGCCACCGTATTGTTGTATGAGAATGGGTTTCTGCATGCGAAAACGATTGTTGTGGATGAGGAAGTGGCCTCTGTCGGGACGATGAATATTGACTCGCGAAGTTTCCGTTTGAACTTTGAAGTGAATGCGATCGTATATGATGAGAAGGTCGCTGAACAGCTGGCGGATTTATTCCGTAAAGATACGGCATTGAGTTCAGAGCTGACGAGGGAGATGTACATGGAACGATCACTGCTGATTAAATTCAAGCAAGGCATTTCCCGGTTGTTGTCGCCGATTTTATAA